The Megalops cyprinoides isolate fMegCyp1 chromosome 10, fMegCyp1.pri, whole genome shotgun sequence genome window below encodes:
- the LOC118784799 gene encoding glucocorticoid modulatory element-binding protein 1-like isoform X2 — MANTEVAVSVGDMVMVKTEEEDPNNSTKTQVILQLQSITQGVCEDTAEMGTAVVAVETHSDGTAEGEEVEYGYPITCGDSKAVLLFKKFVCPGINVKCVKYDDQLISPKQFVHLAGKATLKDWKRAIRLGGVMLRKMMDSGQIDFYQHDTVCTNTCRSTKFDLLINNTRFPPQSSAPPAASSPQENGSQVTVVEDRSEETAPVTMDWSSSTATAAAAAVGTDAEIKTELEDIGTDTLSFWKGIADVGLMGEVVSNIRTQLLALLRGVQLRSGQAALQEPDAAVLNNLAQMFGLLDSVKRALENRRSQTDDSQEEVHSTLSNLERQLEEQKKQTRDWRERSQPSPNDVLMSPSGSSKPQAPKRRRLQRPASSSGLQQDQQFAIFSPITIAAAGQSLGVAQLPAGSQLLSRYALATAGGGKADTATLRPASSLTVLSAAAVSEHGQLGATVSPVELVHLAGEGEEPAGVAAGQREGEAEEEGQVHATVIQIDPGVGDQAAGVLGLRLEGGVGATVLVQGELEEVHEVQMEHQGQLHDAEIVVEEEEAREERQAQ, encoded by the exons ATGGCGAACACGGAGGTGGCGGTGTCCGTGGGAGACATGGTGATGGTGAAGACCGAGGAGGAAGACCCCAACAACAGCACCAAGACCCAGGTCATCCTGCAGCTCCAGTCAATAACACAGGG GGTGTGTGAAGACACTGCTGAGATGGGCACAGCTGTTGTGGCAGTAGAGACACACAGTG ATGGCACCGCAgaaggggaggaggtggagtaTGGCTACCCAATCACATGTGGGGACAGCaaggcagtgctgctgtttaaGAAGTTTGTTTGCCCAGGAATCAACGTCAAGTGTGTCAAG TATGATGACCAGCTGATCAGCCCCAAGCAGTTCGTGCACTTGGCTGGAAAGGCCACTCTGAAGGACTGGAAGAGGGCCATCCGACTGGGCGGAGTCATGCTCAG GAAGATGATGGACTCGGGCCAGATCGACTTCTACCAGCACGACACCGTCTGCACCAACACCTGCCGCAGCACCAAGTTTGACCTGCTGATCAACAACACGCGTTTCCCCCCACAGAGCAGCGCGCCGCCCGCAGCCTCATCTCCCCAAG aaAATGGGAGTCAGGTGACCGTGGTGGAGGACCGGTCTGAAGAGACGGCTCCTGTCACCATGGACTGGAGCTCCAGCACAGCTaccgccgccgctgctgccgtGGGAACTGACGCGGAGATCAAGACGGAGTTGGAAGATATCGGCA CCGACACTCTGAGCTTCTGGAAGGGCATCGCGGACGTGGGGCTGATGGGGGAGGTGGTGTCCAACATCCGCACCCAGCTGCTGGCCCTGCTGAGGGGGGTACAGCTGCGGAGCGGGCAGGCAGCCCTGCAGGAACCCg ACGCAGCGGTTCTGAACAACCTGGCCCAGATGTTCGGGCTCCTGGACTCGGTGAAGCGGGCCCTGGAGAACCGCAGGAGCCAGACGGATGACAGCCAGGAGGAGGTCCACAGCACCCTGAGCA ACCTGGAGCGtcagctggaggagcagaagaagCAGACTCGCGATTGGCGGGAGCGGTCCCAGCCCTCGCCCAATGACGTCCTGATGTCCCCCAGCGGCTCCTCCAAGCCCCAGGCCCCTAAGAGGCGGCGGCTGCAGCGTCCGGCCTCGTCCTCAGGCCTGCAGCAGGACCAGCAGTTTGCCATCTTCTCCCCCATCACCATCGCCGCCGCAGGGCAGTCCCTAGGCGTGGCACAGCTGCCCGCCGGCTCCCAGCTCCTCTCCCGCTACGCCCTGGCCACCGCGGGCGGCGGGAAGGCCGACACTGCCACCCTCCGCCCCGCCTCAAGCCTGACCGTCCTCAGCGCAGCTGCAGTGTCAGAGCATGGCCAGCTGGGGGCGACAGTGAGCCCTGTGGAGCTGGTGCACCTGGCCggtgagggggaggagccagccGGAGTGGCGGCGGGTCAGCGGGaaggggaggcggaggaggaggggcaggtgCACGCCACCGTCATCCAGATAGACCCAGGGGTGGGGGACCAGGCGGCCGGGGTGTTGGGGCTGCGGCTAGAAGGAGGTGTGGGGGCCACGGTGCTGGTGCAGGGGGAGTTGGAGGAGGTGCACGAGGTGCAGATGGAGCACCAGGGGCAGCTGCACGATGCGGAGATcgtggtggaggaggaagaggcgcGTGAGGAACGCCAGGCCCAGTGA
- the LOC118784799 gene encoding glucocorticoid modulatory element-binding protein 1-like isoform X1: MANTEVAVSVGDMVMVKTEEEDPNNSTKTQVILQLQSITQGVCEDTAEMGTAVVAVETHSEDGTAEGEEVEYGYPITCGDSKAVLLFKKFVCPGINVKCVKYDDQLISPKQFVHLAGKATLKDWKRAIRLGGVMLRKMMDSGQIDFYQHDTVCTNTCRSTKFDLLINNTRFPPQSSAPPAASSPQENGSQVTVVEDRSEETAPVTMDWSSSTATAAAAAVGTDAEIKTELEDIGTDTLSFWKGIADVGLMGEVVSNIRTQLLALLRGVQLRSGQAALQEPDAAVLNNLAQMFGLLDSVKRALENRRSQTDDSQEEVHSTLSNLERQLEEQKKQTRDWRERSQPSPNDVLMSPSGSSKPQAPKRRRLQRPASSSGLQQDQQFAIFSPITIAAAGQSLGVAQLPAGSQLLSRYALATAGGGKADTATLRPASSLTVLSAAAVSEHGQLGATVSPVELVHLAGEGEEPAGVAAGQREGEAEEEGQVHATVIQIDPGVGDQAAGVLGLRLEGGVGATVLVQGELEEVHEVQMEHQGQLHDAEIVVEEEEAREERQAQ, translated from the exons ATGGCGAACACGGAGGTGGCGGTGTCCGTGGGAGACATGGTGATGGTGAAGACCGAGGAGGAAGACCCCAACAACAGCACCAAGACCCAGGTCATCCTGCAGCTCCAGTCAATAACACAGGG GGTGTGTGAAGACACTGCTGAGATGGGCACAGCTGTTGTGGCAGTAGAGACACACAGTG AAGATGGCACCGCAgaaggggaggaggtggagtaTGGCTACCCAATCACATGTGGGGACAGCaaggcagtgctgctgtttaaGAAGTTTGTTTGCCCAGGAATCAACGTCAAGTGTGTCAAG TATGATGACCAGCTGATCAGCCCCAAGCAGTTCGTGCACTTGGCTGGAAAGGCCACTCTGAAGGACTGGAAGAGGGCCATCCGACTGGGCGGAGTCATGCTCAG GAAGATGATGGACTCGGGCCAGATCGACTTCTACCAGCACGACACCGTCTGCACCAACACCTGCCGCAGCACCAAGTTTGACCTGCTGATCAACAACACGCGTTTCCCCCCACAGAGCAGCGCGCCGCCCGCAGCCTCATCTCCCCAAG aaAATGGGAGTCAGGTGACCGTGGTGGAGGACCGGTCTGAAGAGACGGCTCCTGTCACCATGGACTGGAGCTCCAGCACAGCTaccgccgccgctgctgccgtGGGAACTGACGCGGAGATCAAGACGGAGTTGGAAGATATCGGCA CCGACACTCTGAGCTTCTGGAAGGGCATCGCGGACGTGGGGCTGATGGGGGAGGTGGTGTCCAACATCCGCACCCAGCTGCTGGCCCTGCTGAGGGGGGTACAGCTGCGGAGCGGGCAGGCAGCCCTGCAGGAACCCg ACGCAGCGGTTCTGAACAACCTGGCCCAGATGTTCGGGCTCCTGGACTCGGTGAAGCGGGCCCTGGAGAACCGCAGGAGCCAGACGGATGACAGCCAGGAGGAGGTCCACAGCACCCTGAGCA ACCTGGAGCGtcagctggaggagcagaagaagCAGACTCGCGATTGGCGGGAGCGGTCCCAGCCCTCGCCCAATGACGTCCTGATGTCCCCCAGCGGCTCCTCCAAGCCCCAGGCCCCTAAGAGGCGGCGGCTGCAGCGTCCGGCCTCGTCCTCAGGCCTGCAGCAGGACCAGCAGTTTGCCATCTTCTCCCCCATCACCATCGCCGCCGCAGGGCAGTCCCTAGGCGTGGCACAGCTGCCCGCCGGCTCCCAGCTCCTCTCCCGCTACGCCCTGGCCACCGCGGGCGGCGGGAAGGCCGACACTGCCACCCTCCGCCCCGCCTCAAGCCTGACCGTCCTCAGCGCAGCTGCAGTGTCAGAGCATGGCCAGCTGGGGGCGACAGTGAGCCCTGTGGAGCTGGTGCACCTGGCCggtgagggggaggagccagccGGAGTGGCGGCGGGTCAGCGGGaaggggaggcggaggaggaggggcaggtgCACGCCACCGTCATCCAGATAGACCCAGGGGTGGGGGACCAGGCGGCCGGGGTGTTGGGGCTGCGGCTAGAAGGAGGTGTGGGGGCCACGGTGCTGGTGCAGGGGGAGTTGGAGGAGGTGCACGAGGTGCAGATGGAGCACCAGGGGCAGCTGCACGATGCGGAGATcgtggtggaggaggaagaggcgcGTGAGGAACGCCAGGCCCAGTGA